The genomic region GTCTTCCCAGACTTCACTTGTCACATCTGTTGTATTATTACAATCTTTCTATTGAAATTACGTTTCTTGTAAATATTCGAACAtcgttagaaaatatttattaaaaataaaatatctcttgagatttggtttgttttttttaagtctaTAAAATGCTAACTCTGCCAGCTAatggtttaaaaacaacaacaaccgaaacactgagtgaaacaagaaaaggaaaaatcaaacaaacaaacataatgtgtcGTGGTAGTTCTGGACGATCAccaaagtaaagaaataaaagtttgcaaaatgtaaaatgcatgaaataattgaagtgtaaaaataaaaccagtgtaaagaaaaaacaaatcaatgaaatGAGATGAGAGAGAAGGACCATGAATACAGTAAATAACTTATTCAAACAAAACGAAGCAAAAAAATCACGTGGATGGGATGTTACTTTGAAACAGcctgaaaatatatcagacagtAACAAGTATACCATGCAACAGCTACCTAGAAACTACAGAGACATTCTGTAAGGTTACCCAAACTAGAAGTAAGAAAATGGTAATCAGATGCCTTTAACATTAAAGATGCCGTGTACGGTTACCGAAGTTTAGTGTTAAAGATAGATCCAACAGCCAACTGAAACATCATTTCAACCACAAGAAGTTTCCGAAAAGTTTGGAGTCTGACCTACAGTGGCTTTAGTTTCTAATCATTTGTGTTTGAAGAAGGCTGGTTGTTTGTTGAGTATTAATTACGAATGTAGAGGCAAATCatcaataaataatgataaaaaataattgtcataGGTTTGTTATTTGATTCGCTGTGTATTTAATCTGGTTGAATTTGAGGGTAATCCTTTATAAGGAAACTTGTTACATAACATGGAAGATGCTTGTGTCACCACCAATGGGTTCATCCAGGTGGCTGCGCCCATTAGAAGATTCTACTGTTGGATGCCAACAAGAACTAAATGGCATTACGCCATACAAGACAGATGCACCCATAACAGGCCACCGTTTAGGATGAACAGTGAAAGTAACGTCATGGTTCCAGTCTCCTGATGGATGTAACATTATCCAAGAAAGTTGTGCCAATTGATATTGGGATCAGTTGGAAGTGACGTCATGTTACTCACTGTTGCTTCACCACACTTTCGAAATGTCATGGGATAGAGTGAAGGTTCAAccaaaaattataagtaaaatagaaatagtctgatatcataaaaattaacagtaataccTATCATCTCTTGACGTGCCCTTGTCTGATCAAAGTATAAAACTTGACTGTCATTCGTTACAAAGTAGTTATGTCTCCAAAGTGCATATCCTGAATTCAAAGCACAAACACGTTATACAAGTACCATCATATTTTACGAAGCCTTAGGATGGTTCAGTGAAAGTTCCTACGAGGATAATCGTCATATCCTTGTCTACCCAGTGTCCAAAAAATGTGTACATCTGGAATTGTCGTAACAAATTACAGGAAGgcgtaaatgaaaatttgaaacccAATTTCAATGATGTGCAATACTGCTTCAAATAATAGTGGattctgtctggtttctctggcACTGTAGCTCATGCCATgaagacaaattattattgtattgggGGTGCACTTGCACCTGTTTAAGTGCTATGTGACGTTATCAAAATATGGTTAACTTCCAGGGTTCTTTCATTTGTGACATAGCTGTATACGTTTTGGGTATTtaactttctttctttaataacaGATTTGAAGTTTGAATAAACCATGAGTGATAAAAGATCAAAGAGTCCTTCTTCATCTTGCTTTTAGTTCAGAAAGTTTTTGGTAATATCAcatggaacaaaatatttgttttattatttcattagctCGATTCACTTAAACTACTGCTGTAAAAGGAAGAAAAGCTGAGAACCTAAATATAGTCGAAGAATGAGAAGTGGCATATCATTTTGAGTTATTGGTTAGCTCTAAATAGACTCCAGTCTAACCTTATTTAACACTGCCTCTATCTGTAGTAGTGCcccccgcgagtacagcggtatgtttacggatttacaacgctaaaatcaaggggttcgactctcctcagtggactcagcagatagctcgatgtggctttgcgataaaaaACACACGCACGTATCTGCAGTAAAAaaattctcttttcttgtttcCTTTCTTGAGAAAAGTCATTGACCCATAAGACAACAATTTAGCTTTAGTGGATATTTGGCTGCTCCAATTCAATGGATCGAAATTGTTGACAACTATTTCAAAGACTCTCGATGAAATTGTGAttcttattcaaaataattctttgtattacaaataataaagaaagccATTATGTTCAAAGGACTTAGCAAACTGTGGCTgtgaatgtaattgtttttttctttgggtgaaatagagaaaaaggaaaaaaaatgtttttacacaaaTAAGGATGTACAGCTGAATTAAGGAGAGTCCAGCATGTGTTTAATGGAGcgagatgtttaaaaaaaaaagatgcaattttttatactttattcaaCATGCTGATAAACAGACTGAAGATTGTAAactaatatttcataacaaagGATATGATACCGTGTCaacaattgttaatattaatagtacTGGTATCACTGAAGAGTTCAAAAATGGTTGGGGTAAACGACCTGAAAACGGTataacagataatattaaaatgttgaacaaaAGCATTGACAATTTTAAAGAATTGGAACCTGGAAAGATGAGGAAATACTCGAACCTATATGATATTTCTTTNNNNNNNNNNNNNNNNNNNNNNNNNNNNNNNNNNNNNNNNNNNNNNNNNNNNNNNNNNNNNNNNNNNNNNNNNNNNNNNNNNNNNNNNNNNNNNNNNNNNNNNNNNNNNNNNNNNNNNNNNNNNNNNNNNNNNNNNNNNNNNNNNNNNNNNNNNNNNNNNNNNNNNNNNNNNNNNNNNNNNNNNNNNNNNNNNNNNNNNNNNNNNNNNNNNNNNNNNNNNNNNNNNNNNNNNNNNNNNNNNNNNNNNNNNNNNNNNNNNNNNNNNNNNNNNNNNNNNNNNNNNNNNNNNNNNNNNNNNNNNNNNNNNNNNNNNNNNNNNNNNNNNNNNNNNNNNNNNNNNNNNNNNNNNNNNNNNNNNNNNNNNNNNNNNNNNNNNNNNNNNNNNNNNNNNNNNNNNNNNNNNNNNNNNNNNNNNNNNNNNNNNNNNNNNNNNNNNNNNNNNNNNNNNNNNNNNNNNNNNNNNNNNNNNNNNNNNNNNNNNNNNNNNNNNNNNNNNNNNNTTCTGCTCTTTTCTCCAGCTGGTGAAACTGACAACTCTGGAATTATCTTAACAGTGGTTCCTGGGATTTCTAGCAggtaaactaaacatttttttttaacacacatacacatgtctATGAGTGTATCGTACTAATATTCACTGGTTACAGCATTTAACTTTTAAGCAGAAATGAGCCACATGGTTAAATGTAATCCAATGTAAAGTGTAATTTAACTGTAACACACAACCGAACTGAAActgatcatttgtttttttattggctTTTCAAAAGAATGATTACAAATACTTGTGTTTATTTCATCCATTGCTTCAAACATCATGGTTTTTATCTGATGTCTACAAACACAATTTATTgatttaacagaaaattttaaatgtttttatcagcaacataaatattttttatgtaaatataaatgtatttataaatacatatattatttttgatggttgtttcatcattattattgcaATACAAATACAAGCTCATAAATATTGAGTGAACTTCCAGTTATTATACAGGATGAAAtgtaacattaattattatatcacATTTAATAGAGTGACCAAAAGGACTGGAGTGCTGCTACTGGGAACTGATGGGAGAATTCCAGCTCATAAAGAGAgtaagtacaaaaataatatacaaacactGAACCTTGACAAAGTGTTCTAGAACTCAGGGTCATAATTTGCATAGAAAATGATACAATAACTACATGGCAGTGCATTTTGTAACACCATATCTTTTGGtctatattttaatcttaaaagagcttgaattttattagatttatttcCAATACTTATtcatttgtaacagttttacCCAAAACAGATGATCACctggtgaagtaattcttgatgacaagaaacctacttgaaataaaaaatgtatctcagaatgactggtatgggtattaacatttttattgataaggagagaacaacatttcgaccttcctaggtcatcttcaggtttcttAACCAGCCATACTGAGATACAAAAATGTCACCTGCTCCATTCAGAACTCGTGATGTAGTCTAAGTTTCTTTAGTTATTAAATTCACAGGATAATTATAAaggtgattacactatgtaataaaatttttactttttattgttcgtgggcataaagtgttatttcccaattgcttatgcctaaagtaaatggaaaagacctatttttctctttaaactttacttttgtgacctgggtaatgaaattttcaaatttacccattttctggaacattccaggtagattcagtgctgagtagctgatagagaatattcttgaactttctagaatgttgaagaagcctcaaagctgtgctgctccataacgggaataaggaTCCGTTTCTTCCCCTGgttcattcggtgcacctcaaagaggaatataaGAGCATCAAGACCTTggtagaagtcttgaagtatgatgagtatggctgggaggttatcggagacttcaaaatggtggcattcctggtGGGGCTCCAAGGGGGCtataccaagtttccctgttatctatGCCTTTAAGAAAACAGGAACAcagcagtgcactacaacaggaaacactggcCACAATAGAcagagttctctgtggggaggcacaatgtcaagtctGACCCACTAGTGGatttccagaaggtgttgttcccaccattgcacataaaattgggttttatgaaacaatttttcacagctcttgataaggagcctgcagccttcaaataccttcaagacttcttccttCCTAAGCTGTCAGAAGCAAAGGTCAAAGCCAGTTTCTTCAATGGACCACAGATGAAAAATATCCTGGAGTACACGGAATTCCCCACAAAGCTCAATATGAAGTAAAAAGcatggggcagctttgttgcagtggttcagggcttcttgggcaatcacaaggccaaaaattatgtggaactggttgaggctctggtgaagaactatggcgaaatgggctgcaggatgtacCTGGAAGTCtgtatccttgatgctcatcttggtgaattcaaggagaacatgggaacatactcagaggagcaagacaaaagcttccactaagatatattggactttgaacgctgTTAACAAATCTCAaaaatctactcacttctaaacatttttgtataactttagtgtaaatacatgtaaatcttaattcatatgtcattttattcagaccttatgtaaatgaaaatttgcccatttttacatagaaaataagttaatctctaaatttcattatccaggtcacaaaagtaaagtttgaaaggaataatggtcattttttgtacttttacaacataagcaattaagaaataacacatactatccaggaacaaaatttttattacataatgtgattatatctttaaaaactcGTAATCTAGGGAAAGCTAAATTTTATCAGAGGAACCGTGAGAACTGAATGTCTTATCTGTGTAAATTTGAACAGGATACATTACCTTAGCAGTATTCTGCAGATTGACatgtattttatgtacataattgAACTGGTATTGTTAAAAAATAGAGAGacagaagaaaaaatgaaatcaGAACTGGTCTGGGAGAAAAGTGATTTTACTATACAGTATTATATGCCTTTAAAACAAAACCATGTAACACATCCATACTTTCTTCAGTAATACCTCTGATCTTAATGCAACAGGTCTAATGATTAAGGTGCCTCGGTTTTGATTCCccgtcactaaacatgctcacccttttagccatgggacattataatgtgatgataaatcccactatgttttggtaaaagagttaacGATTGATGGTATTgactattactgctaaattatggatggctaggaCAAGTGTCCCTCATGTaagtttgcacaaaattcaaacttaATGTATCTCTGTTCTAGTTTTGCTTCTTTAATACAACTAGTTTTAAGATACAATGATCTTAAATATGAAGGTTTCCTAATAAACTACTTTCTAATACAGTTGTGTTGATTGTACAGGATAGTTGTGTGTTCCTTTTAAGTGATATGTTTATTGGTCATTGAAATCAATCTGACAGTTGAGGTTTAGCATATCTTTTATAAATCTCATGTTTTCAAAGCTCCCATtgaaattgttttcatattgttaaGTAAAACACCCAGCATTTAAGAAGGATAATTTATGTtgcatgtaatttattttaatgattttgggAATATAACCACAGAACATCAATCTTCATATTCTTAAAGAAATGGCTAATTGaattttcaacttaaaatataaaattaatgcttGAATATgttaacattctaaaatataCCAAGAAGATTTCCTTATATTCTCTTTGATATACTTGGATATTGAAATTAATCTTTCTAATGGATGCATTTAGAGCACATGGAAACAGAATGTATGATCCAGGACCAAATAGAAATTCATCCTTTCACTTTTCGGACACACACTCACCAGTTGGGTAAGTATTTGGGAACATACTTGTATTAAACTTGAAGCTAGGtaacatcacacacacacacacacacatatatatatatacgttcatATTTAGTTTCCAGCTGCTGTGTAATTTGCATTATGGTATACAAATAGGACAGCAGTGCCCTCTATTAGGCATCATATATAAATACTTCAGTATTTCAACTCACATGTCCTTTCTCACTTAAAGTGAGTACTTCCGATTGGACTTACTTTATTAGTCTGcttaaatttgttgtttgttcGGTTCTCCTATATATCTACTTGGTATCTAAAAATTGGAATAGGAATAACATTTCTTGTCTGCGTTTTTGATTGGGGAAGTAAGAGTAAATACAAAAACCTGAGGCTGTACTGTCTTCATATGCTGTAATATTATCCAAGAATGATAAAACTTTTATCTACAGAACAACTAGAGGTCTGACAGAAATTTATTGTAGAGCGAGTCTGAATTTTCTAACTTTGATTGACGTTTAAGACGCTGAacacaatgaaacaatatttgactctcaaaaacaaaaaatgtttgtatggacTAAAGAAAGTTCCTTTGTTGAAAAGATCTCCCCCTCTTTATTGTGAAGATAATAGACTGAGAAAAGCATGCATGGCATTATATACAGGAAACAATATTGCTAGTCTGCTCATACCTCTTGTGCTACCCACgtgatttttttatcactttcacTGCGAGATAAAggagattttttgttgttatttttgcgTGACAGGTCACCTGACCTTTCAATGGAAAACACTTCAAATtatctttatattgtatataaatatttaaagaaatatgtctCACAAGAAGACAGCAGTGAT from Tachypleus tridentatus isolate NWPU-2018 chromosome 1, ASM421037v1, whole genome shotgun sequence harbors:
- the LOC143233447 gene encoding peptidylglycine alpha-hydroxylating monooxygenase-like, with the protein product MSWDRVKVQPKIITGETDNSGIILTVVPGISSRVTKRTGVLLLGTDGRIPAHKEKHMETECMIQDQIEIHPFTFRTHTHQLGCDL